One region of Azospirillum lipoferum 4B genomic DNA includes:
- a CDS encoding glycosyltransferase family 4 protein, with protein sequence MDSINDSRAPGRQPETAKRTVVVFATPGALDGGGGIGRMTGYVVDQFDKTGTTRSIILDTRGTGSVLLSPFHLGLTLARMAWILARRRASVVHINVSERGSFLRKAAVQAVAGLLSCPTVVHLHGASFVEYFEGGPFARAISRWLFNRCGRVVVLGDNWRDYLVQSVRTDPRKIRVLYNAVPDVGADLGTRPPPEPGAVLSLLVLANLSERKGIGTLLRACALLKERGQPFRVTIGGGGDVDGYRAMAAELGVAEECSFLGWIGREEAHAHIRSHDMLLLPSTHEGLPMVILEALSARLPVITTPVGSIPEVLTDGKTARIIPVNDSAALADAVVEVGNDPALYSRLAEQGRRLFLKQFVIDAYAKSLLAIYQELDRSGTELSGELDKLARSAAAASKRR encoded by the coding sequence ATGGACAGCATCAACGACAGCCGCGCCCCCGGCCGTCAGCCGGAAACGGCCAAGCGCACCGTGGTCGTCTTCGCGACGCCGGGTGCGCTCGACGGCGGCGGCGGCATCGGCCGCATGACGGGCTATGTGGTCGACCAGTTCGATAAGACGGGGACGACCCGATCGATCATCCTCGATACCCGCGGCACCGGGAGCGTTCTGCTGTCACCCTTCCACCTCGGCCTGACCCTGGCGCGGATGGCCTGGATCCTGGCCCGCCGCCGGGCGTCGGTCGTGCACATCAACGTGTCGGAGCGCGGCAGCTTCCTGCGCAAGGCGGCGGTGCAGGCGGTGGCCGGGCTGCTGTCCTGCCCCACCGTCGTCCATCTGCACGGCGCGTCCTTCGTCGAGTATTTCGAAGGCGGCCCCTTCGCCCGCGCGATCAGCCGCTGGCTGTTCAACCGCTGCGGCCGGGTCGTCGTGCTGGGCGACAATTGGCGGGACTATCTGGTCCAGTCGGTCCGCACCGATCCCCGCAAGATCCGGGTGCTCTACAACGCCGTTCCCGATGTCGGCGCCGATCTCGGCACCCGTCCGCCACCCGAACCGGGGGCCGTCCTGTCCCTGCTGGTGCTGGCGAACCTGTCCGAACGCAAGGGCATCGGCACCCTGCTGCGCGCCTGCGCCCTGCTGAAGGAGCGCGGGCAGCCCTTCCGGGTCACCATCGGCGGCGGCGGCGACGTGGACGGCTACCGCGCCATGGCCGCTGAACTGGGCGTGGCGGAGGAGTGCAGCTTCCTCGGCTGGATCGGCCGGGAGGAGGCGCACGCCCACATCCGCTCCCACGACATGCTGTTGCTGCCCTCGACCCATGAAGGCCTGCCGATGGTCATCCTGGAGGCGCTGTCGGCACGGCTGCCGGTGATCACCACCCCGGTCGGCTCGATCCCGGAGGTGCTGACCGACGGCAAGACCGCACGGATCATCCCGGTCAACGACTCCGCCGCCCTGGCGGACGCGGTCGTGGAGGTCGGCAACGACCCGGCGCTCTACAGCCGGCTGGCGGAGCAGGGGCGCCGGCTGTTCCTGAAGCAGTTCGTGATCGACGCCTACGCCAAGTCCCTGCTGGCCATCTACCAGGAGCTGGACCGCAGCGGAACCGAGCTGTCGGGGGAGTTGGACAAGCTGGCCAGATCGGCCGCCGCGGCCTCCAAACGGCGGTGA
- a CDS encoding glycosyltransferase family 2 protein, translating into MSQNNEPASVNRPANGKQGAGKQGAGEQAANDEAAPNGQVTVVIPTRNRPDMVMRAVRSALDQTYRDLDVIVVIDGPDPATASHLATLADPRLTVMELETNHGAAEARNIGVRAARGDWIAFLDDDDHWMPEKVELQMAARPADIRFPIVSCRCQVVTARGTFAWPRRLSTPADAIGDYLFVRRGLFKGETFAPTTTLLTPKALLLRNPIPKSRFDDWEWLITCGRIDGVALIHIPDVMAVHYTEEDNRVTLSTCHNINHALEWAEEMRNHLSPRAYASLLLQATGGEQAARTAGTRWRILNSALRDGQPTPMALATFTMHSLMPVGLRRRLRQALFSASDAA; encoded by the coding sequence ATGAGCCAGAACAACGAGCCGGCGAGCGTCAACCGTCCGGCAAATGGAAAACAAGGGGCCGGCAAGCAAGGAGCCGGCGAACAGGCGGCCAACGACGAGGCGGCGCCCAACGGGCAGGTCACCGTCGTCATCCCCACGCGCAACCGTCCGGACATGGTGATGCGGGCGGTGCGCAGCGCGCTCGACCAGACCTACCGCGACCTCGACGTGATCGTGGTGATCGACGGCCCGGATCCTGCCACCGCCTCCCATCTGGCGACGCTGGCCGATCCGCGGCTGACCGTGATGGAACTCGAGACGAACCACGGCGCGGCGGAGGCCCGCAACATCGGCGTGCGCGCCGCACGGGGCGACTGGATCGCCTTCCTCGACGACGACGACCATTGGATGCCGGAGAAGGTGGAGTTGCAGATGGCGGCCCGCCCGGCCGACATCCGCTTCCCCATCGTCAGCTGCCGCTGTCAGGTGGTGACCGCCCGCGGCACCTTCGCCTGGCCGCGCCGGCTGTCGACGCCGGCCGACGCCATCGGCGACTACCTGTTCGTCCGCCGCGGGCTGTTCAAGGGCGAGACCTTCGCCCCCACCACGACCCTGCTGACGCCCAAGGCGCTGCTGCTGCGCAACCCGATCCCCAAGTCCCGGTTCGACGATTGGGAATGGCTGATCACCTGCGGCCGGATCGACGGCGTGGCGCTGATCCATATCCCCGACGTGATGGCCGTCCATTACACCGAAGAGGACAACCGGGTCACCCTGTCGACCTGCCACAACATCAACCATGCGCTGGAATGGGCGGAGGAGATGCGCAACCACCTCTCCCCGCGCGCCTACGCCAGCCTTCTTCTCCAGGCGACCGGCGGCGAGCAGGCGGCCCGCACCGCTGGCACCCGCTGGCGGATCCTGAATTCCGCGTTACGCGACGGCCAGCCGACGCCGATGGCGCTCGCCACCTTCACCATGCATTCGCTGATGCCGGTCGGACTGCGACGCCGGCTGCGCCAAGCCCTGTTCTCCGCGTCCGACGCTGCCTGA
- a CDS encoding O-antigen ligase family protein, whose product MKILDFLEKSIAVIGIMAFGGSVLPLMLTGGDPLAGDLDSAGVTMFYGGIYVLLLGAIALRPAIAFQIPFASPTLTAMVAFAFLTALWSLFPDVTLRRSIAFLFTTVFGIWLGLRFRFPEIMRLIVVGLSVLMFASFFMIFAMPEIGLDSAQHVGAWKGVFFQKNVTGRMMVWLILALVWLDWQKEQSRWVTRPLMILAMLLIVMSRSGTGLITSILVSVALLSTTMLRGSIRNFAPTMALLLALLVIMITAGATFWYDVLYALGRDPTLTGRTVLWEHIVHSVGERPLQGYGYAAYWFGFNGPGSSFTRDWGITSAHSGWLELTLDLGLVGVALVLVLLSRLLFQGFFAARYGNSRPEAAWTFAVGCALLAVSVSESVFAERHSMNWVIATIAVVRLVQQSRWQRMLNDRAAEQARLHRHAPAGMNPSGMGPAYAIQSRGL is encoded by the coding sequence ATGAAAATCCTGGATTTTCTGGAAAAGAGCATCGCCGTCATCGGCATCATGGCCTTCGGGGGCTCGGTGCTTCCGCTGATGCTGACCGGCGGCGACCCGCTGGCCGGCGACCTGGATTCCGCCGGCGTCACGATGTTCTACGGCGGCATCTATGTCCTGCTGCTTGGCGCAATCGCGCTGAGGCCGGCAATCGCCTTCCAGATTCCCTTCGCCAGCCCGACACTGACGGCGATGGTCGCCTTCGCCTTCCTGACCGCATTGTGGTCGCTGTTCCCGGACGTGACGCTGCGCCGGTCCATCGCCTTCCTGTTCACCACGGTGTTCGGCATCTGGCTCGGCCTGCGGTTCCGCTTCCCCGAGATCATGCGGCTGATCGTGGTCGGGCTGTCGGTGCTGATGTTCGCCTCCTTCTTCATGATCTTCGCGATGCCGGAGATCGGGCTGGACAGCGCCCAGCATGTCGGCGCCTGGAAGGGCGTGTTCTTCCAGAAGAACGTGACCGGCCGCATGATGGTCTGGCTGATCCTGGCCCTGGTCTGGCTGGACTGGCAGAAGGAGCAGAGCCGCTGGGTCACCCGGCCGCTGATGATCCTGGCGATGCTGCTGATCGTCATGAGCCGGTCGGGCACCGGCCTGATCACCTCCATCCTGGTGTCGGTGGCGCTGCTGTCCACCACCATGCTGCGCGGCAGCATCCGCAACTTCGCCCCCACCATGGCGCTGCTGCTGGCCCTGCTGGTCATCATGATCACCGCGGGCGCCACCTTCTGGTACGACGTGCTCTATGCGCTGGGCCGCGATCCCACACTGACCGGACGCACCGTGCTGTGGGAGCACATCGTCCATTCGGTCGGCGAGCGTCCGCTGCAGGGCTACGGCTATGCCGCCTACTGGTTCGGCTTCAACGGTCCGGGCTCCAGCTTCACCCGCGACTGGGGCATCACCTCGGCCCACAGCGGCTGGCTGGAGCTGACGCTCGACCTCGGGCTGGTCGGCGTGGCGCTGGTGCTGGTGCTGCTCAGCCGCCTGCTGTTCCAGGGCTTCTTCGCCGCCCGCTACGGCAACAGCCGGCCCGAGGCCGCCTGGACCTTCGCCGTCGGCTGCGCCCTGCTGGCGGTGTCGGTGTCGGAGAGCGTGTTCGCCGAGCGCCATTCCATGAACTGGGTGATCGCCACCATCGCCGTGGTCCGTCTGGTCCAGCAGAGCCGTTGGCAGCGGATGCTGAACGACCGCGCCGCGGAGCAGGCGCGACTGCACCGGCATGCCCCGGCCGGGATGAACCCGTCGGGCATGGGGCCGGCCTACGCCATCCAGAGCCGGGGGCTCTAG